A portion of the Rhizoctonia solani chromosome 6, complete sequence genome contains these proteins:
- a CDS encoding Fungal specific transcription factor domain, producing the protein MSHRAKGPQSQSTPSSSSSASPDIGSEIATVESIFNGDPVYDTFPPSTWFWLTGSTVMSYHGQLYAQTPSLLPSSLFSDHHHHPVDRLSALCYFKPIEQQIVRYREIMVVRLQSSSIFRRIKLISFKVHEAIANGQDWRYQAIFTQWLDQFEKEPLRTAIGFSRFVAPTFLQTVYSDPTLWNPDSHLSTSVSIAHALSSIRCEIANFVIMDTFYSMAYSLPQLVEYDTSISLQNELESSHGSTAARPEFQVMLAEINQCREGQPTSTGRGWKEIEADLLMWQAKPIPQEAEWESWMVVAWLAVQGSWRHALLAYLYMALCGAASDDPRVQHSVKQLLKVARVVKKPSRPVASAHFFAQYFIAGVCARTESQRTFLSEKN; encoded by the exons ATGAGCCACAGAGCGAAGGGTCCGCAATCTCAATCTACTCCATCGTCATCGTCTTCTGCTTCTCCGGACATTGGATCTGAGATTGCCACAGTTGAATCGATATTCAATGGCGATCCCGTCTACGACACCTTTCCTCCTTCGACCTGGTTCTGGCTAACCGGTTCAACC GTGATGAGTTATCATGGACAATTGTATGCTCAAACTCCCTCGCTTCTTCCTTCAAGCTTGTTTTCTGACCACCACCATCACCCAGTCGATAGACTATCTGCACTGTGCTACTTTAAACCTATCGAACAACAAATCGTCAGATATCGTGAAATCATGGTTGTCAGGTTGCAATCATCGAGCATCTTCCGACGCATCAAGCTTATTTCGTTCAAGGTCCACGAAGCGATCGCAAACGGACAAGACTGGAGGTATCAAGCCATTTTCACTCAGTGGTTGGACCAATTTGAAAAAGAG CCTTTGAG AACAGCTATCGGTTTCTCCCGTTTCGTGGCACCCACATTCCTCCAAACCGTCTACTCTGATCCCACTCTTTGGAACCCAGACTCCCACCTCAGTACATCCGTGTCCATAGCCCACGCCCTCTCCTCGATTCGTTGTGAAATCGCCAACTTTGTCATCATGGACACGTTCTATTCCATGGCATACAGCCTCCCACAGCTCGTCGAATACGACACATCCATTTCTCTCCAGAATGAACTCGAAAGTTCTCATGGATCCACGGCTGCCCGACCCGAATTCCAAGTCATGCTGGCAGAGATCAACCAGTGTCGAGAGGGCCAGCCAACGAGCACAGGGCGCGGCTGGAAAGAGATCGAAGCGGACTTGTTGATGTGGCAGGCCAAGCCGATCCCGCAAGAGGCCGAGTGGGAGAGCTGGATGGTTGTCGCTTGGTTGGCTGTTCAGGGGAGCTGGAGGCATGCGTTGTTGGCGTATTTGTATATG GCATTGTGTGGAGCGGCGTCGGATGATCCGCGCGTGCAGCATTCGGTCAAACAACTTTTAAAGGTCGCCAGGGTTGTCAAGAAACCGTCTCGACCGGTAGCGAGCGCACACTTTTTTGCTCAATATTTCATC GCCGGTGTATGCGCGCGAACAGAATCCCAACGCACGTTTTTATCAGAGAAAAACTAG
- a CDS encoding C2H2 zinc finger, giving the protein MTSVHTVPSSSRSLPPIPLRRSIEAGPRQGSTLTPMDIKPRCLSHPYDKACWNPPSLTNPTISDLLADYRVFSARAPAQPPFVSARQHRVDSISTVGTDDISRPPSPDALSSSTSSLSSILEDRSSCTSPGRSSSRFPRLPAHSAFELSDLRTSLPSEPGPSKTPVFRSPRSTPLPVSRPMSPAVQLSPHMRPLTQRLRGLTVAVRSHVLAL; this is encoded by the exons ATGACTAGCGTCCACACCGTGCCCTCATCGTCCCGTTCGTTGCCTCCCATTCCCTTGCGCCGCTCGATCGAGGCCGGGCCAAGACAAGGATCAACACTGACCCCGATGGATATCAAACCTCGCTGTCTCTCCCACCCATACGACAAGGCGTGCTGGAATCCTCCATCATTG ACCAATCCTACAATATCCGACCTCCTCGCCGACTATCGAGTCTTCTCCGCGAG AGCGCCTGCACAGCCCCCCTTTGTGTCTGCTCGCCAGCATCGTGTCGACAGCATCAGCACCGTCGGCACAG ACGACATCTCTCGCCCTCCAAGCCCCGATGCCCTTTCGTCATCCACCAGTTCACTCTCCTCCATCCTCGAAGACAGATCATCATGCACATCTCCGGGCCGATCCAGCTCCCGCTTCCCTCGCCTTCCCGCCCATTCCGCGTTCGAGCTGTCCGATCTCAGAACGTCCTTGCCCTCTGAGCCAGGTCCTTCCAAGACACCCGTCTTTAGGTCTCCAAGGTCGACGCCCTTGCCCGTCTCCAGGCCCATGTCCCCCGCCGTCCAACTCAGTCCTCACATGAGACCCCTCACGCAACGGTTACGTGGTTTGACCGTCGCAGTTCGCTCTCACGTCCTTGCCCTCTGA
- a CDS encoding C2H2 zinc finger, whose protein sequence is MSPAVQLSPHMRPLTQRLRGLTVAVPEEENIKSEPESDSVPTSPASKGISEADLIDGVHTYPAWAQIPACVDGPELEPTTPTMRHSPSILGMASSPPSSLARAPLSSEAQSPMPPSSPPGMIYSSPQSKLSSPPAHEEEDSKSNVIKQSESDTEEESFEERRARRQAGKSGPYDAGSVRTRGGFGFSYAAGFPPLAPPLDPMLAQLAQQAERYGMKLQPEASRTEQEEDVARYQMGFRAGSGMGPASGLGVGMGLQQPGSGMGLQQPGSSMGLQSAGSGIGLQPSTSNWASFDLGVGPVPEFAPPLLPQLQPPVLPQSLSHTHSHSHSQPLSLSQPQQNMSYIPDTSSQESVDYTIYASPSPYPDLATADPGLYHSLSNSNLSPSRLTSSSLSPPGLTAASSATSASSPSDSIYLSSPPPSSLSAHTMSNFGSQDPRAGFASHEARLGFNPQDTLPRSGYISPDSMRSTFSSQDSRAFKTHDAIPDNNDDLLLLTMLPPSTTSVISNAGGSGTHKCQSCGKTFRRPSGLKDHMNIHSGEKPYCCPLETCRKGFATRSNMIRHHNKTHPTRAKIGGVADIGSELAEDQVSSPAMDLPETEAGGNSGQGRFRVVPQSTKELGVGPMRGTKERRAVRKAGAIN, encoded by the exons ATGTCCCCCGCCGTCCAACTCAGTCCTCACATGAGACCCCTCACGCAACGGTTACGTGGTTTGACCGTCGCAGTCCCCGAAGAGGAAAACATCAAATCTGAACCCGAGAGTGATTCTGTACCGACCAGTCCAGCATCCAAGGGAATCTCCGAGGCGGATTTGATCG ATGGCGTGCACACCTACCCAGCTTGGGCCCAAATCCCAGCCTGCGTGGATGGACCCGAGTTGGAGCCCACGACGCCTACGATGAGACATTCTCCCTCTATTTTGGGTATGGCTTCCTCTCCGCCTTCGAGTCTAGCTCGGGCGCCCTTGTCGAGTGAGGCTCAGTCTCCTATGCCTCCCTCTTCCCCACCGGGCATGATCTACTCATCCCCACAGAGCAAGCTCTCTTCGCCCCCTGCGCACGAGGAAGAAGACTCTAAATCAAACGTTATCAAGCAATCTGAATCAGACACGGAAGAAGAATCATTCGAAGAGCGTCGTGCACGTCGACAAGCTGGCAAATCGGGCCCGTACGATGCAGGATCTGTCCGCACCCGGGGTGGATTCGGGTTCTCGTACGCTGCAGGATTCCCGCCCCTAGCCCCACCCTTGGACCCCATGCTCGCCCAGCTCGCCCAGCAAGCCGAGCGTTATGGAATGAAGCTTCAGCCCGAGGCGAGCCGAA CGGAGCAGGAGGAGGATGTCGCTCGCTACCAGATGGGATTTCGTGCTGGATCAGGCATGGGCCCGGCGTCTGGTCTCGGCGTTGGTATGGGCCTTCAGCAACCGGGTAGCGGCATGGGCCTTCAACAGCCGGGTAGTAGCATGGGCCTTCAATCGGCTGGTTCAGGCATAGGCCTTCAGCCGTCCACTTCTAATTGGGCGTCGTTTGATCTCGGCGTTGGTCCGGTGCCCGAGTTTGCACCGCCTTTGCTCCCTCAGCTTCAGCCTCCTGTACTCCCACAGTCGCTCTCGCATACACACTCACACTCACACTCACAACCGCTCTCGCTCTCGCAACCACAGCAAAACATGTCTTATATCCCAGACACATCAAGCCAAGAATCGGTAGATTATACAATCTATGCCTCTCCATCCCCTTATCCAGACTTGGCCACTGCCGATCCGGGACTTTATCACAGTCTAAGCAATTCGAATTTGAGCCCCTCGAGGTTAACCAGTTCCAGTCTGAGCCCACCTGGCTTAACCGCCGCGAGCAGCGCCACGTCCGCGTCTAGTCCGTCGgacagtatttacctgtccTCCCCACCACCATCGTCCTTGTCTGCTCACACCATGTCGAATTTCGGGTCCCAAGATCCTCGAGCCGGGTTCGCCTCCCACGAAGCCCGTCTGGGATTCAACCCCCAAGACACCCTACCTCGCTCGGGATACATCTCCCCAGACTCGATGCGCTCCACGTTCAGCTCGCAGGATAGCCGGGCCTTCAAGACGCACGATGCGATTCCGGACAACAACGACGACTTGTTGCTGTTGACTATGCTCCCGCCCAGTACGACGAGTGTAATTTCCAACGCTGGCGGATCGGGGACGCACAAGTGCCAGAGTTGCGGCAAGACGTTCCGACGTCCGAGCGGGTTGAAGGACCATATGAACATTCATTCGGGTGAAAAAC CGTACTGCTGTCCTCTGGAAACATGTCGCAAGGGCTTTGCCACGCGCTCCAATATGATACGACACCACAACAAGACTCATCCGACCCGCGCCAAGATTGGAGGTGTGGCTGATATTGGGTCTGAGCTCGCCGAAGACCAGGTCTCCTCTCCGGCGATGGATCTTCCCGAGACTGAGGCCGGGGGCAATTCGGGCCAAGGGAGGTTCAGAGTCGTCCCGCAGAGCACAAAGGAGTTGGGTGTGGGGCCTATGCGTGGGACCAAGGAGAGGAGGGCGGTGAGAAAGGCAGGAGCGATTAATTAA
- a CDS encoding Fungal specific transcription factor domain produces the protein MRFPPDSILGLEREGSISELPSGSGISPQETPPEPTTSTLYNATSSGPVSERDVTSFVDPRTSLVEDYLRLLATQSIFKYTDDPTVILHKLVRHQSRLPYSPFDPVKTFLNSPCFVDYVMEQAIIQSFLKGDVYQNLQHDFWLVPREMQERRNDWIHVSLMRVMILRTTSALHILQDLAPTFLQVVYSDPTLWSESCNPAYVPLTSVLNSEATELAFFVLIDCTCAMAFGLPQQIEYDTTTYVQPNYSPSHQWAHSTPIYFQGLLAGINACRDKSPAARNWRDIELELVRWESRPGEHTFTESWMMVAWYAVQESWRLALLAYLYMAVCDVASDDPRVESSVKQLLQVIGTYLIAGICARNEVHRRLVREKLLASHETKLWIMRASDFVPVLENLWHGAAVGGSPIKWSDYMRSRQTVLPVC, from the exons ATGAGATTTCCCCCGGATTCTATCTTGGGCCTTGAGCGTGAAGGTAGTATCTCAGAGCTACCTTCAGGCTCTGGAATATCTCCCCAG GAGACTCCACCCGAGCCAACCACTTCTACTCTATACAACGCAACAAGCAGTGGCCCTGTATCCGAACGTGACGTTACATCCTTCGTGGACCCTCGAACATCTCTGGTCGAGGATTATCTCCGTCTTCTTGCTACACAATCAATCTTCAAGTATACAGATGACCCAACAGTCATACTTCACAAACTAGTCAGGCATCAATCTCGGTTGCCGTATTCTCCCTtcgaccctgtgaagacctTTCTGAACAGCCCTTGTTTCGTCGACTACGTTATGGAACAAG CTATTATTCAGTCTTTCCTTAAAGGTGATGTATATCAAAACTTGCAACACGATTTCTGG CTTGTGCCGCGAGAAATGCAAGAGCGACGCAACGACTGGATTCAT GTTTCTCTCATGAGAGTAATGATCCTCCGTACCACAAGCGCTTTGCATATCCTTCAGGATCTCGCACCTACGTTTTTACAAGTGGTGTATTCCGACCCCACTCTCTGGTCGGAAAGTTGCAATCCGGCATACGTTCCATTGACAAGTGTATTGAACTCTGAGGCAACCGAGTTAGCGTTCTTCGTGCTTATAGACTGCACCTGTGCGATGGCCTTTGGCCTTCCTCAACAAATTGAATATGACACAACCACCTACGTGCAGCCTAATTACTCTCCATCGCATCAGTGGGCACATAGTACCCCAATCTATTTTCAAGGATTGCTTGCTGGTATCAATGCTTGTCGCGACAAATCACCTGCTGCGCGCAACTGGAGGGATATAGAACTTGAACTTGTGAGATGGGAATCTCGGCCAGGCGAGCATACATTTACCGAGTCATGGATGATGGTTGCATGGTATGCGGTGCAAGAAAGCTGGCGACTTGCGCTTCTAGCTTACCTCTACATG GCCGTCTGTGATGTAGCTTCAGATGACCCACGAGTAGAATCAAGCGTTAAGCAGCTACTCCAGGTGATCGGTACA TATTTAATA GCTGGAATATGTGCACGTAATGAGGTACATCGTCGGTTGGTGCGGGAGAAACTGTTGGCTTCTCACGAGACTAAGCTATGGATTATGCGAGCGTCGGACTTTGTCCCGGTTTTAGAGAATCTATGGCATGGCGCCGCAGTCGGAGGTAGTCCAATCAAATGGAGCGATTATATGCGCTCACGCCAGACAGTACTACCAGTTTGCTAA
- a CDS encoding Fungal specific transcription factor domain — protein MEPSNNGSSSRLAPLENRYEDEVYGEPLKSKDLYKSTQPTSFLEPLALTDITSRSVNPTGISMSSGISAYMSSQASRFEDYLYQFAMQPTSGSKNGPLFSWFGDYVLAQSDKILEYWYFKPTNYKKQKFNQSVVDRLQSSNFTRWITLVDIGIVEAFVAGDTTQSSLHAFWLDYVGGAVKRELERGRAPLETQERRTDWIHFSLMKAMVVKSSNAYRLLQGITPTFLETMFSDPTLWPDESNFMRIPLSNILASENHELAFFTSVDSTFSMAFGLPQQVEYDSTIHFKHCSTSHQWAHNTPADFQILLTEINTCRDKSPNARCWRSIEQQLIMWQSRTGEHTFAESWMTVAWYAVQESWRLALLAYLYIAVCDIPSNDPRIQTCVNQILQVVETLKPRGSFKLHASLFIQYLIAGICARTEAQRKKVRDKLLSPNETKLWLLRASDFVPVLDHLWHGVAVDGRSIRWCDYMQSRETMLPV, from the exons ATGGAGCCCTCCAACAATGGTTCTTCCTCTCGCCTCGCACCTCTAGAGAATAGATATGAGGATGAAGTATACGGAGAACCGTTGAAATCTAAAGATTTATACAAG AGTACACAGCCAACCTCGTTTTTGGAACCGCTTGCACTTACCGATATAACTAGCCGTAGTGTTAACCCCACCGGCATCTCTATGAGTAGCGGCATCTCTGCTTACATGAGCTCGCAAGCGAGCAGGTTTGAGGACTATCTTTATCAATTCGCCATGCAGCCAACTTCTGGATCCAAAAATGGACCATTATT CTCATGGTTTGGTGACTACGTCTTGGCACAAT CGGATAAGATTCTGGAATATTGGTATTTCAAGCCTACAAATTACAAAAAGCAAAAGTTTAATCAGAGTGTTGTCGACCGCCTGCAATCCTCGAACTTCACTCGCTGGATTACGCTAGTGGATATAGGCATTGTCGAAGCATTTGTTGCAGGTGATACCACACAGAGTTCATTACATGCCTTCTGGCTTGATTATGTTGGAGGTGCTGTGAAGCGGGAGCTGGAACGCGGCCGCGCGCCGCTTGAGACGCAGGAACGACGCACTGATTGGATCCAC TTCTCACTTATGAAGGCTATGGTTGTGAAAAGTTCAAACGCCTATCGATTACTCCAGGGGATCACGCCTACTTTCCTGGAGACAATGTTTTCTGATCCAACACTCTGGCCAGACGAAAGTAACTTTATGCGTATCCCGCTTTCAAACATTCTAGCTTCGGAAAACCACGAGCTCGCGTTTTTTACTTCCGTAGATTCAACTTTCTCAATGGCGTTTGGACTTCCCCAGCAAGTTGAATACGACTCAACAATCCACTTCAAACACTGTTCCACATCCCACCAATGGGCCCATAACACTCCCGCTGATTTTCAAATACTGCTCACTGAGATTAATACTTGTCGTGACAAGTCTCCAAATGCACGTTGCTGGAGAAGTATTGAGCAACAGCTGATAATGTGGCAATCTCGGACTGGGGAGCATACATTTGCAGAATCGTGGATGACAGTCGCATGGTACGCAGTGCAAGAAAGCTGGCGACTTGCACTCTTGGCTTACCTTTACATC GCGGTTTGTGATATTCCTTCGAATGATCCACGAATACAAACTTGTGTAAATCAAATACTCCAAGTAGTGGAGACATTGAAGCCACGGGGATCATTCAAGTTACACGCTTCACTTTTTATTCAGTACTTGATA GCAGGAATATGTGCGCGGACAGAAGCACAACGCAAGAAAGTGCGAGACAAACTATTATCTCCCAATGAAACTAAGCTCTGGCTTTTGCGTGCATCGGATTTTGTCCCTGTTCTAGATCATTTGTGGCACGGAGTCGCTGTAGATGGCCGTTCTATTAGATGGTGCGATTATATGCAATCGCGGGAGACAATGCTTCCTGTATGA
- a CDS encoding Fungal Zn(2)-Cys(6) binuclear cluster domain yields MLSELRQVKEATNSSSSQEDHSEGTISPPSVSGSSSPLSSVWKGDEINASSGAGLFHHVDSPLCSPDSSPRISLSDSAISIGHVSVPIPKEAVKLYARLLSPLSGSLEASFDNQPFADYLIARMERLTNYWYFKPTEYQKQQLRDNVHRRLNNTKFSRWIMLAGTGAIESFLAGDTPQMHRQASLMERIAGALKAELTVDLGPRETRNRWSDWIQVSLMKTTLIPGFNTYEVLRNLAPVFLQVAYSNPALWPSGSDLTRVPLCNILGSDANELSYFAMIDCSYAMASGLPQLIEYDTNIYQQSNPLAPHQWLHSSPTELQLILADQLVSRQIAQRTELEGYRVSVIVMAIASS; encoded by the exons ATGTTATCAGAGCTCCGACAGGTTAAAGAGGCTACCAATAGCTCCTCTTCTCAGGAGGACCACTCCGAA GGCACCATTTCGCCCCCCTCAGTCTCTGGATCATCTAGCCCTCTCAGCAGTGTCTGGAAAGGCGATGAGATAAACGCGTCCAGCGGAGCTGGCTTATTTCATCACGTTGATTCCCCTCTCTGTTCTCCCGATAGCTCTCCTCGGATTTCCCTCTCAGACTCAGCCATCAGCATTGGGCATGTGTCAGTGCCGATTCCCAAAGAAGCTGTCAAATTATACGCTCGGCTACTTAGTCCCCTCTCAGGCTCATTGGAAGCCTCTTTCGACAACCAACCGTTTGCTGACTACCTTATTGCGCGCA TGGAAAGGTTGACAAACTATTGGTATTTCAAGCCTACAGAGTACCAGAAACAGCAGCTGCGAGATAACGTTCATCGGCGCCTCAATAATACAAAATTTTCCCGTTGGATAATGCTCGCGGGCACTGGTGCGATTGAGTCGTTTCTCGCAGGCGACACGCCACAAATGCATCGTCAAGCCTCCTTGATGGAGCGCATAGCAGGCGCTCTGAAGGCTGAACTGACAGTTGACTTGGGCCCGCGTGAAACCCGTAACCGATGGAGTGACTGGATACAA GTCTCGCTCATGAAGACCACCTTGATTCCTGGTTTTAATACGTATGAAGTTCTTCGAAATCTCGCACCCGTATTCTTGCAGGTGGCTTACTCTAACCCGGCACTCTGGCCAAGTGGCTCGGACCTTACACGTGTCCCATTGTGTAACATACTTGGCTCGGATGCCAACGAACTCTCATACTTTGCGATGATCGATTGCAGCTATGCTATGGCTTCAGGACTTCCTCAGTTAATTGAATACGATACGAATATCTATCAACAATCGAATCCCCTAGCTCCACATCAATGGTTGCATAGCTCCCCTACCGAGCTCCAACTCATACTTGCCGATCAACTCGTGTCGCGACAAATCGCCCAACGCACGGAGCTGGAGGGATATCGAGTATCAGTTATTGTCATGGCAATCGCGTCATCCTGA
- a CDS encoding Fungal specific transcription factor domain, with the protein MWARPIRSASQSSLVAKELRAPLRPNENTDTESISTRSRETSSSPDSACCQTPEIYSPDQLSIFDPTFSPTQGTDVDPLQHSSSAIQAMDSFQRIASLCTQIPKPMPGSLTPEDQWFIEQIVVQTQRVMNYWYFKLPSDNKQELQLYVYDRLNSTRFSRWIFLAVMGTLESFLTGLSHGGLILTNLNTYQTLRKIAPIFLKVVYSNPALWPAEPDLTRIPLSGLLTSASQELTYFALVDCIYAMVSGLPQQVEYDTRIYSSLSFSSSDNLAHGVPPELLLVLADINSCRDKSPHARRWEHIEHQLLTWQSRHGEYAFAESWMTVAWYAVQESWRLALLIYLYLAVCGASSDEARIQSRAKQILQVAGTVKKRGTSDADISFSNQYLMVGICARNESDREKIRKKLVSISETKLWMMQIFSYVPILDDLWNGAAFGGRPVKWSDYIRSKEMVLPL; encoded by the exons ATGTGGGCTCGACCAATTAGAAGTGCATCCCAGTCATCGTTGGTAGCAAAAGAACTCAGAGCACCTCTTCGCCCTAATGAAAACACC GACACGGAATCAATATCAACCCGATCTCGCGAAACCTCCTCTTCTCCGGATTCTGCTTGCTGCCAGACTCCCGAAATATACAGCCCTGACCAACTCAGTATATTTGACCCTACTTTCTCGCCTACCCAGGGCACTGATGTTGATCCACTTCAACATAGTTCCTCAGCGATCCAGGCCATGGACTCCTTTCAAAGAATAGCTAGCCTCTGCACCCAAATACCCAAACCTATGCCTGGTTCTCTAACCCCAGAAGATCAATGGTTCATTGAACAAATCGTAGTTCAAA CGCAAAGGGTGATGAACTATTGGTATTTCAAGCTGCCAAGTGACAACAAGCAAGAACTTCAGTTATATGTTTATGATCGTTTAAACAGTACAAGGTTCAGTCGTTGGATCTTTCTCGCGGTCATGGGAACTCTCGAATCATTCCTTACGG GTCTCAGTCATGGGGGGCTTATTCTCACCAATTTGAACACATACCAAACTCTTCGAAAGATTGCTCCTATATTCCTCAAGGTGGTATACTCCAACCCGGCACTTTGGCCGGCTGAACCCGACCTCACGCGTATTCCGTTGTCGGGTCTACTAACTTCTGCATCCCAAGAGCTTACATATTTTGCATTAGTCGACTGTATTTATGCCATGGTCTCCGGACTTCCTCAACAAGTCGAGTATGACACGAGGATTTATTCAAGTCTTTCATTCTCATCTTCCGACAATCTGGCGCACGGTGTTCCCCCGGAACTTCTACTTGTGCTTGCCGACATCAACTCGTGTCGCGACAAGTCCCCCCATGCCCGCCGTTGGGAGCACATAGAGCACCAACTGTTGACTTGGCAGTCCCGCCATGGTGAATATGCATTTGCAGAGTCCTGGATGACTGTCGCGTGGTATGCAGTCCAAGAGAGCTGGCGTCTTGCCCTTCTCATTTATCTTTACTTA GCCGTGTGCGGTGCTTCGTCAGATGAGGCGCGGATACAGTCGCGAGCAAAGCAGATACTGCAAGTGGCTGGGACGGTGAAGAAACGAGGGACATCCGATGCGGATATCTCGTTTTCCAATCAATACCTAATG GTCGGAATATGTGCACGAAACGAATCGGATCGTGAGAAAATAAGAAAAAAACTAGTATCAATCAGCGAGACCAAGCTCTGGATGATGCAGATATTCAGTTACGTCCCTATCCTTGACGACTTGTGGAATGGGGCAGCATTTGGCGGGCGTCCCGTCAAATGGAGCGATTATATCCGCTCGAAGGAAATGGTACTTCCTTTATAA
- a CDS encoding Fungal specific transcription factor domain, protein MAYRSRPGPIGSSCLTCKRRHKKCDLRQPVCKRCEVGRFKCEGYEHNKRGAARNARLDSSRPSEGFQGEDFSQPTSSKGRSNRETSENSLFAGERSEGTTSSSSPESFASPEMNNEREYKGPPGNTNSSALVNKRGNHIEDYLRLLISRSTSDPSINPLSIIRKIINLQGQLPYSPIDSTSPFLSYPWFVDYVLERSDRYMDEWYFRPINFPRKRTRTDMVLRLQTSPITRWVSLISMSIMEASVAGDASQHSVHSTWLGRVEGCLRRELSCDLTPRKTQERRNEWIYVAMMKSMIAHTSNTYQVLRNMTPIFLQSVFSEPKFWSKDCDPAFHISPSWIALMQWLLDSLSNRPNASSSHQWSLTSPSDFQLVLADINACRDMSHAAHDWKDIERRLLTWQSQPAEYEFTKPWMKMAWYAVQESWRLALLIYLYMAVCGTPSHDPRIQSYVHQLLQVVGTIKKQDSSNARLSLFVQYLMIGICARSEDHRKIVREKLSTCNNNKIWILRAPDFIPVLEHLWYGGTADDRPIYWIDYVLSRETMLPIEL, encoded by the exons ATGGCATATAGATCCCGGCCCGGGCCCATAGGGTCAAGCTGCTTAACCTGCAAGCGAAG ACACAAGAAGTGTGACCTACGCCAACCCGTTTGCAAAAGATGTGAAGTAGGCCGGTTTAAATGTGAGGGATATGAACACAACAAGAGGGGAGCGGCGCGCAATGCCCGATTGGATAGCTCACGTCCATCCGAGGGATTCCAGGGCGAAGACTTTTCTCAGCCCACATCCTCAAAGGGTCGGTCGAATAGAGAAACCTCTGAGAACTCCTTGTTTGCTGGAGAGCGGTCCGAG GGCACGACGAGCTCTTCATCTCCTGAATCTTTTGCTTCCCCAGAAATGAATAATGAAAGAGAATATAAAGGACCACCAGGAAATACTAATAGTTCTGCCCTCGTGAACAAGCGAGGAAACCATATTGAGGATTACCTTCGCCTGTTGATCTCACGCTCGACTTCCGACCCATCCATCAATCCGTTATCGATAATTCGCAAAATAATCAACCTTCAGGGCCAGCTACCCTACTCTCCCATAGATTCAACAAGCCCATTCTTGAGTTATCCGTGGTTTGTGGATTATGTTTTGGAACGAT CTGACAGATATATGGATGAGTGGTATTTCAGACCTATCAACTTTCCAAGAAAACGTACTCGGACAGACATGGTTCTGCGCTTGCAAACTTCACCCATTACTCGCTGGGTCTCCCTCATTAGTATGAGCATCATGGAAGCTTCCGTCGCTGGTGATGCGTCACAACACTCGGTTCATAGTACTTGGCTTGGGCGCGTTGAAGGCTGCTTGAGGCGTGAATTGTCATGCGACCTTACCCCACGCAAGACACAAGAGCGGCGCAATGAATGGATCTAT GTTGCAATGATGAAGAGTATGATTGCCCATACCTCAAATACCTATCAAGTGCTACGAAACATGACACCCATATTCCTGCAATCAGTGTTCTCTGAGCCGAAATTTTGGTCAAAGGACTGCGACCCCGC TTTTCATATTTCGCCATCTTGGATTGCACTTATGCAATGGCTACTGGACTCCCTCAGCAATCGA CCAaatgcttcttcttctcacCAGTGGTCGCTCACCTCTCCATCCGATTTTCAACTGGTTCTCGCCGATATCAATGCTTGCCGGGATATGTCACATGCCGCGCATGATTGGAAAGATATAGAACGTCGACTATTGACATGGCAATCCCAGCCAGCAGAGTATGAGTTTACCAAACCATGGATGAAGATGGCCTGGTACGCAGTACAAGAGAGCTGGCGACTTGCACTATTGATCTATCTGTACATG GCTGTATGCGGCACCCCTTCCCATGACCCGCGCATACAATCATATGTCCACCAGTTACTTCAAGTTGTTGGGACAATCAAGAAACAGGATTCTTCCAACGCAAGGTTGTCCCTATTTGTTCAGTACCTGATG ATTGGAATATGTGCACGCAGTGAAGATCATCGCAAGATAGTGCGGGAAAAGCTGTCGACATGCAATAATAATAAGATTTGGATTCTACGGGCACCTGACTTTATACCAGTTTTAGAGCACCTGTGGTACGGGGGAACAGCGGATGACCGCCCCATTTACTGGATTGATTATGTGCTTTCACGGGAAACGATGCTTCCCATTGAATTATAA